One part of the Pseudomonas sp. MYb118 genome encodes these proteins:
- a CDS encoding OprD family porin produces MTAFIRGPSRALLATVAIITPPLSHADDEAGWSLLSRNYFLHSDFRSPSPSGQNYRQEWAQGFIGDIRSGFTDGTIGVGLDAHGFVGLKLDGGRGHAGTGLLPRDSDGRAESDYSSAGAAVKLRMGNTQLRYGEMTVETPVFDTADKRLRPEYATGWLLENTDLPDWRLQAGRFTAFSNQDSSSSFEDFDGYGANTDGHAISLAGATYAPDGPFGGALFASQLQDTWRQAYLNLNARQGNWHLDGNVYQTRDTGNASAGAIDTLAYSVAAKYGFGAQAVTLAYQKIEGDTPFDFVGGDSIYLANSIKYADFNGPGERSWQLRYDLDMASFSVPGLKLMARYVSGSGIDGTHAPQGGAYNPFDPDDGRFTPQQGKGGRHWERDLDLKYTVQSGSAKGLNLSLSHVSHRANSAQAGDDIDRIYVILEYPLKGSF; encoded by the coding sequence ATGACTGCTTTTATCCGTGGGCCATCGCGCGCCCTGCTCGCCACTGTCGCGATCATCACCCCTCCCCTGAGCCACGCCGATGACGAAGCGGGCTGGTCGCTGCTCAGCCGCAATTATTTCCTCCACAGCGACTTCCGCTCCCCGAGCCCCAGCGGCCAGAACTATCGACAGGAATGGGCCCAGGGGTTCATTGGCGATATTCGCTCGGGGTTCACCGACGGCACGATCGGCGTAGGCCTCGACGCCCATGGCTTCGTCGGCCTCAAGCTCGACGGCGGGCGCGGCCACGCCGGCACCGGTCTGCTGCCACGGGACAGCGATGGGCGCGCCGAGTCCGATTACTCCAGCGCCGGCGCGGCGGTGAAACTGCGCATGGGCAACACACAGCTGCGCTACGGCGAGATGACCGTCGAAACCCCGGTGTTCGACACCGCCGACAAACGCCTGCGCCCGGAATACGCCACCGGCTGGCTGCTGGAAAACACCGACCTGCCCGACTGGCGCCTGCAAGCGGGGCGCTTTACCGCATTCAGCAACCAGGACAGCAGTTCCAGCTTCGAGGATTTCGATGGCTACGGCGCCAACACCGATGGCCATGCCATCAGCCTGGCCGGCGCTACCTACGCCCCCGACGGCCCGTTCGGCGGCGCGCTGTTCGCCTCGCAACTGCAAGACACCTGGCGCCAGGCCTACCTCAACCTCAATGCCAGGCAAGGCAACTGGCACCTGGACGGCAACGTCTATCAAACCCGCGACACCGGCAACGCCAGTGCCGGGGCCATCGACACCCTGGCCTACAGCGTCGCCGCCAAGTACGGCTTCGGCGCCCAGGCCGTGACCCTGGCGTATCAGAAGATCGAGGGCGACACGCCGTTCGATTTCGTCGGCGGCGATTCGATCTACCTCGCCAACTCGATCAAGTACGCCGACTTCAACGGCCCGGGCGAACGCTCCTGGCAACTGCGCTACGACCTCGACATGGCCAGCTTCAGCGTCCCCGGCCTGAAACTGATGGCCCGTTATGTCAGCGGCAGCGGCATCGACGGCACCCACGCCCCGCAGGGCGGTGCCTACAATCCTTTCGACCCGGACGACGGTCGCTTCACGCCCCAGCAAGGCAAGGGTGGCCGGCACTGGGAGCGCGACCTGGACCTCAAATACACCGTGCAGTCGGGCAGCGCCAAAGGCCTGAACCTGTCGTTGTCCCATGTCAGCCACCGCGCCAACAGCGCCCAGGCCGGCGATGACATCGACCGCATCTACGTGATCCTCGAATACCCACTCAAAGGCAGCTTCTGA
- a CDS encoding LysR substrate-binding domain-containing protein, which translates to MEDLNSLYYFTQVVEHGGFAPAGRALDMPKSKLSRRIADLEERLGVRLLHRTSRHCSLTEVGQAYYQRCLAMRVEAEGAAEIIERNRSEPRGLVRISCPTTLLNFWVGPMLSRFMVKYPQVELFIESTNRRVDLLHEGIDVALRVRFPPLENTDMVMKVLGNSTQCLVGHPSFLEQLPPGFDPQVLSQLPSVHWGSAQREYQWELIQGEDMSHSLIIPHTPRMVTDDLFALRHFVVAGVGIAHLPRVAVREDLAQGRLVELLPNWHPRCGIVHAIFPSRRGLLPSVRSLIDHLAEEFSVSDMA; encoded by the coding sequence TTGGAAGACCTCAACTCCCTCTATTACTTCACGCAGGTGGTCGAGCACGGCGGCTTCGCCCCGGCCGGGCGGGCGCTGGACATGCCCAAGTCCAAGCTCAGCCGGCGTATTGCCGATCTTGAGGAACGCCTGGGCGTGCGTCTGCTGCATCGCACCAGCCGCCATTGCTCGCTGACCGAGGTCGGCCAGGCCTATTACCAGCGTTGCCTGGCCATGCGCGTGGAGGCTGAAGGCGCGGCCGAGATCATCGAACGCAACCGCAGCGAACCCCGTGGACTGGTGCGCATCAGTTGCCCCACCACCCTGCTGAATTTCTGGGTCGGGCCGATGCTGTCGCGCTTCATGGTCAAGTACCCGCAGGTGGAGCTGTTCATCGAGAGCACCAACCGTCGGGTCGACCTGCTGCATGAAGGCATAGACGTCGCCCTGCGCGTGCGTTTTCCGCCACTGGAAAACACCGACATGGTGATGAAAGTGCTGGGCAACAGTACCCAATGCCTGGTGGGCCACCCGAGTTTTCTCGAACAATTGCCGCCGGGTTTCGACCCGCAGGTGCTCAGCCAGTTGCCCAGCGTGCATTGGGGCAGCGCCCAGCGTGAGTACCAGTGGGAGTTGATCCAGGGCGAGGACATGAGCCACAGCCTGATCATCCCCCACACGCCCCGCATGGTGACCGATGACCTGTTCGCCCTGCGTCATTTCGTGGTGGCCGGCGTAGGCATCGCCCACTTGCCACGGGTGGCGGTGCGTGAGGATCTGGCGCAGGGCCGGTTGGTGGAATTGCTGCCCAACTGGCACCCACGTTGCGGCATCGTCCACGCGATTTTCCCGTCACGGCGCGGCTTGTTGCCGTCGGTACGCTCGCTGATCGACCACCTGGCCGAGGAATTCAGCGTCAGCGACATGGCGTGA
- a CDS encoding TetR family transcriptional regulator, protein MLPRAEQKQQTRNALMDAARHLMECGRGFGSLSLREVAKTAGIVPTGFYRHFADMDELGLVLVSEVGQTFRETIRLVRHNEFVMGGIIDASVRIFLDVVSANRSQFLFLAREQYGGSLPVRLAIGRLREDISSDLAADLALMPKLQHLDSAALNVMADLIVKSVFATLPDIIDPPAKALPEHLTPQAKITQQLRFIFIGLKHWQGLGSTE, encoded by the coding sequence ATGCTGCCCCGCGCCGAACAGAAACAACAGACCCGCAATGCCCTGATGGACGCCGCCCGTCATTTGATGGAGTGCGGCCGAGGTTTCGGCAGCCTGAGCCTGCGTGAAGTGGCGAAAACCGCCGGCATCGTGCCCACCGGTTTCTACCGTCACTTCGCCGACATGGACGAGCTGGGCCTGGTGCTGGTCAGTGAAGTCGGGCAGACCTTCCGCGAAACCATTCGCCTGGTGCGCCACAACGAATTCGTCATGGGCGGCATCATCGACGCCTCGGTGCGGATCTTCCTCGACGTGGTGTCGGCCAATCGTTCGCAATTTCTGTTTCTGGCCCGCGAGCAGTACGGCGGCTCGCTGCCGGTGCGCCTGGCCATCGGTCGCCTGCGTGAAGACATCAGTTCCGACCTGGCCGCCGACCTGGCGTTGATGCCCAAGCTGCAGCATCTCGACAGCGCGGCCCTTAACGTCATGGCCGACCTGATCGTCAAAAGCGTGTTCGCCACCCTGCCCGACATCATCGACCCGCCGGCCAAGGCGCTGCCCGAGCACCTGACGCCACAGGCCAAGATCACCCAGCAACTGCGCTTCATCTTCATTGGCCTCAAGCATTGGCAAGGGCTTGGCAGCACGGAATAA
- a CDS encoding AsmA family protein: MTRTPKILAWTFASLAVLLAVLVLIIVFFDWNRIKPTINDKVSAELHRPFAINGNLAVVWRRELDEGGWRAWVPWPHVVAEDLSLGNPDWSKQPQMASLKRVELRISPLALLAQRVTIPRIDLTEPNAQLQRLADGRANWTFQFDPKDPNAEPSNWVVDIGSIGFDKGHVTLDDQTLKTQLDLLIDPLGKPIPFSDIVGDKAAKTAQEKGSAPQDYAFALKVKGQYHGQKLAGDGKIGGLLALQDASRPFPLQAQVAIADTRVELAGTLTDPLNLGALDLRLKLAGNSLGNLYPLTGVTLPDTPPYATDGHLIAKLHEAGGAVFRYEEFNGKIGASDIHGNLAYVASQPRPKLSCALVSNQLLFADLAPLIGADSNAKQKARGGDSKQPADKVLPVEEFKTERWRDMDADVEFTGKRIVHSEKLPFNDLYTHLVLTDGVLSLEPLRFGVAGGKLDAQIRLNGHTEPLEGNAKLTARGFKLKQLFPTFEPMKTSFGELNGDADISGRGNSVATLLGTANGNLKMLINDGAISRELMELAGLNVGNYVVGKIFGDKEVKINCAAADFDIKSGLASTRLFVFDTENAIIYIDGTANMATEQLDLTVTPESKGWRLISLRSPLYVRGKFIKPDAGVKAVPLMLRGAGMVALGVIAAPAAGLLALVAPSGGEPNQCAPLLQQMKAGKAPVTVKPTK; encoded by the coding sequence ATGACGCGCACCCCGAAAATCCTCGCCTGGACCTTCGCCAGCCTGGCGGTGCTGCTGGCGGTACTGGTACTGATCATCGTCTTCTTCGATTGGAACCGGATCAAACCGACGATTAATGACAAAGTCTCTGCGGAGCTGCACCGACCGTTCGCCATCAATGGCAACCTGGCGGTGGTCTGGCGCCGCGAGCTGGACGAGGGCGGCTGGCGCGCCTGGGTGCCGTGGCCGCATGTGGTGGCCGAGGACCTGAGCCTGGGCAACCCGGACTGGTCGAAACAACCGCAGATGGCTTCGCTCAAGCGCGTTGAGCTGCGCATCTCGCCGTTGGCCCTGCTGGCGCAACGGGTAACGATCCCGCGCATCGACCTGACCGAGCCCAACGCCCAACTGCAACGCCTCGCCGATGGCCGCGCCAACTGGACGTTCCAGTTCGACCCCAAGGACCCGAACGCCGAACCATCCAACTGGGTGGTGGACATCGGTTCGATCGGTTTCGACAAGGGCCACGTCACCCTTGATGACCAAACCCTGAAGACCCAGCTCGACCTGCTGATCGACCCTCTGGGCAAGCCGATTCCCTTCAGTGACATCGTTGGCGACAAGGCGGCGAAAACCGCCCAGGAAAAAGGCAGCGCGCCGCAGGACTACGCGTTCGCGCTCAAGGTCAAAGGCCAGTACCACGGCCAGAAACTCGCTGGCGACGGCAAGATCGGCGGCCTGCTGGCGTTGCAGGACGCCAGTCGGCCATTCCCGCTGCAGGCCCAGGTGGCCATCGCCGACACCCGGGTCGAACTCGCCGGTACGCTGACCGACCCGCTCAACCTCGGCGCCCTGGACCTGCGCCTGAAACTGGCCGGCAACAGCCTCGGCAACCTCTACCCGCTGACCGGCGTGACCCTGCCGGACACGCCGCCCTACGCCACCGACGGCCACCTGATCGCCAAGCTGCACGAAGCCGGTGGCGCGGTGTTCCGTTATGAGGAGTTCAACGGCAAGATCGGCGCCAGCGACATTCACGGCAACCTGGCCTACGTCGCCAGCCAGCCGCGACCCAAACTCAGTTGCGCGCTGGTGTCCAACCAACTGCTGTTCGCTGACCTGGCGCCGCTGATCGGCGCCGATTCCAACGCCAAGCAAAAGGCCCGTGGCGGTGACAGCAAGCAACCGGCGGACAAGGTGCTGCCGGTCGAGGAGTTCAAGACCGAGCGCTGGCGCGACATGGACGCCGATGTCGAATTCACCGGCAAGCGCATCGTCCACAGTGAAAAACTGCCGTTCAACGATCTCTACACGCACCTGGTGCTGACCGACGGCGTGCTCAGCCTCGAGCCGCTGCGCTTCGGCGTGGCCGGCGGCAAGCTGGATGCGCAGATTCGCCTCAACGGCCACACCGAACCGCTGGAAGGCAACGCCAAGCTCACCGCGCGTGGCTTCAAGCTCAAGCAGCTGTTCCCGACGTTCGAGCCGATGAAAACCAGCTTCGGCGAGCTTAATGGCGATGCCGACATCAGCGGTCGCGGCAACTCGGTGGCGACCTTGCTGGGCACCGCCAATGGCAACCTGAAAATGCTGATCAACGACGGCGCCATCAGTCGCGAACTGATGGAACTGGCCGGGCTCAACGTCGGCAACTACGTGGTCGGCAAGATCTTTGGCGACAAGGAAGTGAAGATCAACTGCGCGGCCGCCGACTTCGACATCAAGAGCGGCCTGGCCAGCACGCGTCTGTTCGTCTTCGACACCGAGAACGCGATCATCTACATCGACGGCACGGCGAACATGGCCACCGAGCAACTGGACCTGACCGTGACCCCGGAATCCAAGGGCTGGCGCCTGATTTCCCTGCGCTCGCCGCTGTACGTGCGCGGCAAGTTCATCAAGCCCGATGCCGGTGTGAAGGCGGTGCCGCTGATGCTGCGCGGGGCGGGGATGGTGGCGCTGGGCGTGATCGCGGCGCCGGCCGCGGGCCTGCTGGCCCTGGTGGCACCCAGCGGTGGGGAGCCGAACCAGTGTGCGCCGTTGTTGCAGCAGATGAAGGCGGGGAAGGCGCCGGTGACGGTTAAACCCACAAAATAA
- a CDS encoding bacterioferritin — MSDMHLSDVTTLRARARQNVENGAVTESYSADREEVLRLLNESLATELVCVLRYKRHYFMANGLKAHVAADEFLEHANQEAAHADRLAERIVQLGGEPEFNPDLLSKNSHAQYVAGNTLKEMVYEDLVAERIAIDSYREIIQYIGEKDPTTRRIFEDILAQEEEHADDMADILRDL; from the coding sequence ATGAGTGACATGCATTTGTCCGATGTAACAACGCTTCGCGCCCGTGCCCGACAGAACGTCGAGAACGGCGCGGTGACCGAAAGCTACAGTGCCGACCGCGAGGAAGTGCTGCGCCTGCTCAACGAATCGCTGGCCACGGAGCTGGTGTGCGTGCTGCGCTACAAGCGCCACTATTTCATGGCCAACGGCCTCAAGGCCCATGTCGCCGCCGACGAATTCCTCGAACACGCCAACCAGGAAGCCGCCCACGCCGACCGCCTGGCCGAGCGCATCGTGCAACTGGGCGGCGAGCCGGAGTTCAACCCCGACCTGCTGTCGAAAAATTCCCACGCGCAGTACGTGGCTGGCAACACGCTCAAGGAAATGGTTTACGAAGACCTGGTGGCCGAACGGATCGCCATCGACAGCTACCGGGAGATCATTCAGTACATTGGCGAAAAGGACCCGACCACCCGGCGCATCTTCGAGGACATCCTGGCTCAGGAAGAAGAGCATGCCGATGATATGGCCGATATTCTTCGGGATTTGTAG
- a CDS encoding esterase/lipase family protein: MSQGSATRYPLVLVPGMLGFIRLVFYSYWYGIAEALRRDGATVIAVQVSPLHSSEVRGEQLLARIEEILRETGAARVNLIGHSQGALTARYAAAMRPDLVASVTSVAGPNHGSELADHIHTHYPADSAKGRLLAFFLRLIGAVMGLLDTGYRGPKLPVDIHAGHESLTTAGVTLFNQRYPQGLPETWGGHGPEEVNGVRYYSWSGTLQPGKTDRGRNLLDGTNRSCRLFATTFVREAGQCDGMVGRYSSHLGTVIGDAYPLDHFDIVNQSVGLVGKGAEPIRLFVEHAGRLKAAGL; this comes from the coding sequence ATGTCGCAAGGTTCGGCCACGCGTTACCCGTTGGTGCTGGTCCCGGGGATGCTCGGGTTTATCCGGCTGGTGTTCTATTCGTACTGGTACGGCATAGCCGAAGCCTTGCGTCGGGATGGAGCGACCGTGATCGCGGTGCAGGTCTCGCCGCTGCACTCCAGCGAAGTACGCGGCGAGCAATTGCTGGCGCGGATCGAAGAGATATTGCGTGAGACCGGCGCCGCCAGGGTCAACCTGATCGGTCACAGCCAGGGCGCGCTGACCGCCCGTTACGCCGCGGCGATGCGCCCGGACCTGGTGGCTTCGGTGACGTCGGTGGCCGGGCCCAACCATGGTTCGGAACTGGCCGATCACATCCACACCCATTACCCGGCGGACAGCGCCAAGGGGCGGCTGCTGGCGTTCTTCCTGCGCCTGATTGGTGCGGTGATGGGGCTGCTGGACACCGGCTACCGCGGGCCGAAGCTACCGGTGGATATCCATGCCGGCCACGAATCGCTGACCACGGCGGGGGTGACACTGTTCAATCAGCGTTATCCACAGGGCCTGCCCGAAACCTGGGGTGGGCACGGGCCGGAAGAGGTCAACGGCGTACGCTACTACTCATGGTCGGGCACCCTGCAACCGGGCAAGACCGACCGCGGACGTAACCTGCTGGACGGCACCAACCGCAGCTGTCGCCTGTTCGCCACCACCTTCGTGCGCGAAGCCGGACAGTGCGACGGCATGGTCGGGCGCTACAGCTCGCACCTGGGCACGGTGATCGGTGATGCGTACCCGCTGGATCATTTCGACATCGTCAACCAGTCGGTGGGGCTGGTGGGGAAGGGCGCGGAGCCGATCAGGCTGTTTGTCGAGCATGCGGGGCGGTTGAAGGCGGCGGGGCTTTAG
- a CDS encoding DMT family transporter, which yields MQYAYPLLAIFIWAGNTVITKMSAGAIFPAEIGFYRWLLAGLLFTPFMLKPVITHWSAIRPNLGKIFILGVLGMAVYQSLAYFAASMTTATNMGIILSLMPLMALAMAIVSLGQRLTAGALVGAVLSLIGVLVVVSSGSLAALLEHGVNLGDALMLIATLAYALYSTLLKKWQLRLPPLVLLYLQVLVAVVVLFPLFAVSPKIGPTVQNVPLVLYACLLASMLAPLLWMQAVVRLGSSRTVMFFNLLPLITALIAAVVLREQLALYHLVGGALTLGGVIVSERWTTVLGRRLG from the coding sequence ATGCAATACGCTTATCCCCTGCTGGCCATTTTCATCTGGGCCGGCAACACCGTGATCACCAAAATGTCGGCCGGGGCGATCTTCCCCGCCGAGATCGGTTTTTACCGCTGGCTGCTCGCCGGGCTGCTGTTCACCCCGTTCATGCTCAAGCCGGTGATCACCCACTGGTCGGCGATCCGCCCGAACCTGGGCAAGATCTTCATCCTCGGCGTGTTGGGCATGGCCGTGTACCAGAGCCTGGCGTACTTCGCCGCAAGCATGACCACCGCCACCAACATGGGCATCATCCTGTCGCTGATGCCGTTGATGGCGCTGGCCATGGCCATCGTCAGCCTGGGCCAGCGCCTGACCGCAGGCGCACTGGTTGGCGCGGTGTTGTCGCTGATCGGTGTGCTGGTGGTGGTGTCGTCCGGCAGCCTCGCGGCGCTGCTGGAACACGGGGTGAACCTGGGCGACGCGTTGATGCTGATCGCCACGCTGGCCTATGCGCTGTACAGCACACTGCTGAAAAAATGGCAGCTGCGTTTGCCGCCGCTGGTGTTGTTGTACCTGCAAGTGCTGGTGGCGGTGGTGGTGCTGTTTCCGCTGTTTGCCGTCTCGCCGAAAATCGGCCCGACCGTGCAGAACGTTCCGCTGGTGCTGTACGCCTGCCTGCTGGCTTCGATGCTCGCGCCGCTGTTGTGGATGCAGGCGGTGGTGCGCCTGGGATCGAGCCGCACGGTGATGTTCTTCAATTTGCTGCCGTTGATCACCGCGCTGATTGCGGCGGTGGTGCTGCGTGAGCAGTTGGCGCTGTATCACCTGGTGGGTGGGGCGTTGACGTTGGGTGGGGTGATTGTTTCGGAGCGGTGGACGACGGTGTTGGGGCGGCGTCTGGGCTGA
- a CDS encoding PsiF family protein, giving the protein MKMLRVPLLMIGLLLCSQGFAATAQQNKMTTCNADATAKSLKGDERKAFMSTCLKAAPAANDAKALTPQQEKMKTCNADAATKALKGDERKAFMSSCLKK; this is encoded by the coding sequence ATGAAGATGTTGCGTGTCCCTTTGTTGATGATCGGTCTGCTGCTCTGCTCCCAGGGTTTCGCCGCCACGGCCCAGCAGAACAAAATGACCACCTGCAACGCTGACGCCACCGCCAAGAGCCTCAAGGGTGATGAGCGCAAGGCCTTCATGAGCACCTGCCTCAAGGCCGCGCCGGCCGCCAACGACGCCAAGGCCCTGACCCCGCAGCAGGAAAAGATGAAAACCTGCAATGCCGATGCGGCGACCAAGGCGTTGAAGGGCGATGAGCGCAAGGCGTTCATGAGTAGTTGCCTGAAGAAATAA
- a CDS encoding AI-2E family transporter, with amino-acid sequence MPTFSQRQVLLVISWVIIFGGLLLVLPLRLLPSLLAGLLVFELVNMLTPQLQRLIEGRRARWLAVALLGTLVVSVLALIFAGAISFLLHEAENPGASLDKFMHVVDRARGQLPPFVDAYLPASAAEFRVAIGDWLSKHLSDLQLVGKDAAHMFVTLLIGMVLGAIIALQRIPDLTKRKPLAAALFDRLHLLVQAFRNIVFAQIKISLLNTFFTGIFLAVVLPMFGIKLPLTKTLIVLTFLLGLLPVIGNLISNTLITIVGLSLSIWVAVAALGYLIVIHKLEYFLNARIVGGQISAKSWELLLAMLVFEAAFGLPGVVAGPIYYAYLKSELKQVGMV; translated from the coding sequence ATGCCAACGTTTTCTCAACGCCAAGTCTTGCTGGTCATCAGTTGGGTGATCATCTTCGGTGGTTTGCTGCTGGTGCTGCCCCTGCGCTTGCTGCCCAGCCTGCTGGCCGGGTTGCTGGTGTTCGAACTGGTCAACATGCTCACCCCGCAATTGCAGCGCCTGATCGAAGGGCGGCGGGCGCGCTGGCTGGCGGTGGCGTTGCTGGGCACGCTGGTGGTCAGCGTGCTGGCGCTGATCTTCGCCGGGGCCATCAGCTTCCTGCTGCACGAGGCGGAAAACCCCGGCGCGTCCCTGGATAAATTCATGCACGTGGTCGACCGCGCGCGCGGGCAGTTGCCGCCATTCGTCGACGCCTATCTGCCGGCCAGCGCCGCCGAGTTTCGTGTGGCCATCGGCGACTGGCTGAGCAAGCACCTGAGCGATCTGCAACTGGTGGGCAAGGACGCCGCGCACATGTTCGTCACGCTGCTGATCGGCATGGTGCTGGGCGCGATCATCGCCCTGCAGCGCATCCCTGACCTGACCAAGCGCAAACCGCTGGCGGCGGCGTTGTTCGATCGCCTGCACCTGTTGGTCCAGGCCTTTCGCAACATCGTCTTTGCGCAGATCAAGATTTCCCTGCTCAACACCTTCTTCACCGGGATCTTCCTGGCGGTGGTGCTGCCGATGTTCGGCATCAAGCTGCCGCTGACCAAGACCCTGATCGTGCTGACCTTCCTGCTCGGCCTGTTGCCGGTGATCGGCAACCTGATTTCCAACACCCTGATCACGATCGTCGGCCTGTCGCTGTCGATCTGGGTGGCGGTGGCAGCATTGGGTTACTTGATCGTGATCCACAAGCTTGAGTACTTCCTCAACGCGCGCATCGTCGGCGGGCAGATCAGTGCCAAGTCGTGGGAGTTGCTTCTGGCGATGCTGGTGTTCGAAGCGGCGTTCGGCCTGCCGGGGGTGGTGGCGGGGCCGATTTATTATGCTTATCTCAAGAGTGAGTTGAAGCAGGTGGGGATGGTTTGA
- a CDS encoding Hsp70 family protein, translated as MNIASPARALGIDFGTSNSTVGWLRPGVETLIALEDGKITLPSVVFFNLEERRPVYGRLALHEYLEGYEGRLMRSLKSLLGSKLIKHDTSVLGTAMPFKDLLGLFIGQLKQRAEAAAGREFEQVVLGRPVFFVDEDPVADKEAEDTLVEVARKIGFKDVSFQFEPIAAAFDYESTIEKEELVLIVDIGGGTSDFSLVRLSPERRGQDQRQDDILATGGVHIGGTDFDKQLSLQGLMPLFGYGSRMKSGAYMPTSHHMNLATWHTINSVYSQKSQLALGSMRYDIEDTGGIDRLFKLIEQRAGHWLAMEVEETKIQLTHNDSRHVPLDRIEPGLAVELTRVLFESAIDSLLVRVRESVGQLLKDADVQVGQVDTVFFTGGSSGIPALRNSVAAMLPNARHVEGNIFGSIGSGLAIEAAKRYGSVG; from the coding sequence ATGAACATTGCCTCTCCAGCCCGTGCCTTGGGTATCGACTTCGGCACGTCCAACTCCACTGTCGGCTGGCTGCGCCCCGGCGTGGAAACGCTGATCGCGCTGGAGGACGGCAAGATCACCCTGCCGTCGGTGGTGTTCTTCAACCTCGAAGAACGCCGCCCGGTGTACGGCCGACTGGCGCTGCACGAGTACCTGGAAGGCTATGAAGGCCGTCTGATGCGCTCGCTCAAAAGCCTGCTGGGTTCCAAGCTGATCAAGCACGACACCAGCGTGCTGGGCACGGCGATGCCGTTCAAGGACCTGCTGGGGCTGTTCATCGGCCAGTTGAAGCAGCGCGCCGAGGCCGCCGCCGGCCGTGAGTTCGAGCAAGTGGTGCTGGGTCGCCCGGTGTTTTTCGTCGACGAGGACCCGGTCGCCGACAAGGAAGCCGAAGACACCCTGGTGGAAGTGGCGCGCAAGATCGGCTTCAAGGACGTCTCGTTCCAGTTCGAACCGATTGCGGCGGCCTTCGACTACGAGTCGACCATCGAGAAGGAAGAGTTGGTGCTGATCGTCGACATCGGCGGTGGTACCTCCGACTTCTCCCTGGTGCGCCTGTCGCCTGAGCGTCGCGGCCAGGACCAGCGCCAGGACGACATCCTCGCCACCGGCGGCGTGCACATCGGCGGGACCGACTTCGACAAGCAGCTCAGCCTGCAAGGCCTGATGCCGCTGTTCGGCTACGGTAGCCGCATGAAGAGCGGCGCCTACATGCCCACCAGCCACCACATGAACCTGGCGACCTGGCACACCATCAACTCGGTGTACTCGCAGAAGTCGCAACTGGCCCTGGGCAGCATGCGCTACGACATCGAGGACACCGGCGGCATCGACCGCCTGTTCAAGCTGATCGAGCAACGCGCCGGGCACTGGCTGGCGATGGAAGTGGAAGAAACCAAGATCCAGCTGACCCACAACGACAGCCGCCACGTGCCGCTGGACCGCATCGAACCGGGCCTCGCCGTGGAACTGACCCGCGTGCTGTTCGAGTCGGCCATCGACAGCCTGCTGGTGCGCGTGCGCGAAAGCGTCGGCCAACTGCTCAAGGACGCCGATGTGCAGGTCGGCCAGGTGGACACGGTGTTCTTCACCGGCGGTTCGAGCGGGATCCCGGCGCTGCGCAACAGCGTGGCGGCGATGCTGCCGAATGCGCGGCATGTGGAGGGGAATATCTTTGGCAGTATTGGCAGTGGTTTGGCGATTGAGGCGGCCAAGCGTTACGGTTCTGTGGGCTGA